In the genome of Geotrypetes seraphini chromosome 16, aGeoSer1.1, whole genome shotgun sequence, one region contains:
- the ADAM15 gene encoding disintegrin and metalloproteinase domain-containing protein 15 isoform X7, whose protein sequence is MEGACRWLFLCWLCWARGEDGAHRGSQWSEDQEEDPSQGLDGGPKRDLPTESQEVLVHVMGQRDKLGLEEALKEGPPSHLQVLLETEGGPLFLELQQNEVLLSGTHTLVFYLPNGTRVSEDGTGQVNCYYHGQVKGHLGSWISASACGGLRGHLAVSGNRSYGVQPVSGPGDPRHFFFEIQDTAFPDTKCGLTQWTPVHPSGEDSSRLHRRKRDLVGEVKYIELAIVTDKKEYEYYHGDIRRLQIRMLEIANQVDLFFRPLNVRVALVAVEIWNKMDQITVDQNPSVTLNRFLAWRQAELLPHIRHDNAQLVIGGKFEGSAVGMATQASMCSPERSGGVNMDHSVSTLGVASTIAHELGHNLGMNHDTVDRKCNCSNLLQVKSCIMEPATGFLPGLGFSSCSRSDLETSLRQGGGMCLFNVPEAQRIFGAQRCGNLFVEVGEECDCGLTEVCKDPCCNATTCKLVPGAKCSSSGICCEKCQLRHSGSVCREPLGECDLPEYCDGVSSFCPPNVFLQDGHPCKNGQAFCYSGDCRTYESQCQVLWGPGSTQAPDDCFRSVNMKGDKYGNCGRNLNGTYIPCRAQDMKCGKIQCQGGNDRPLLGSNAEVVNHRETACRSAFFNLGEDIMDPAMVMPGTACGSGKVCINQKCQEVSALGVQECRRKCSGHGVCNSNANCHCDPGWAPPDCKSSGYGGSVESGPLEPEKDSSAVSTALLLLFLLVLPLTILVGVCYFKRSTLRQGLCRFRKASSCQYRISHTEARAMGQAPPERPRPPQRMQSTELQVMPPTTKPQVPVKPPPPKKPLPSDPATQDQEELLSAVPIYTPQAVVFPSSRRPLRLQPLVGTSRRSKCN, encoded by the exons ATGGAGGGGGCCTGCAGGTGGTTGTTCTTGTGCTGGCTGTGCTgggcgaggggggaggatggTGCCCACCGAGGATCCCAGTGGTCTGAAGACCAGGAAGAGGACCCGAGCCAAGGACTAG ATGGAGGTCCCAAAAGGGACCTGCCGACTGAGTCCCAAGAGGTGCTTGTACATGTGATGGGACAGCGTGACAAGCTCGGCCTTGAGGAAGCCCTGAAG GAGGGACCTCCCAGCCACCTTCAGGTGCTTCTGGAGACAGAGGGGGGTCCGCTTTTCTTGGAGCTTCAGCAAAATGA GGTGCTGCTGAGTGGTACGCACACGCTGGTGTTTTACCTGCCCAATGGAACACGGGTGTCGGAAGATGGCACAGGACAG GTGAATTGTTATTATCATGGCCAGGTGAAGGGCCACCTGGGCTCCTGGATCAGTGCAAGCGCGTGCGGTGGACTCAG gGGGCACCTTGCTGTGTCTGGAAACAGAAGCTATGGCGTTCAGCCCGTGAGTGGACCTGGTGACCCGAGACATTTCTTCTTCGAGATCCAGGATACGGCTTTCCCAGACACGAAATGTGGCCTGACCCAGTGGACGCCAGTGCATCCTTCAGGGGAAGATTCCTCTCGTCTGCACAGG AGGAAGAGGGATCTCGTGGGCGAGGTGAAATATATAGAGCTGGCGATAGTTACCGACAAGAAAGAG TACGAATACTATCATGGGGACATCAGGCGTTTGCAGATACGGATGCTGGAAATCGCCAATCAGGTGGATTTG TTTTTTCGTCCACTGAATGTGCGTGTGGCTCTCGTGGCGGTGGAAATCTGGAACAAGATGGACCAGATCACTGTGGATCAGAACCCTTCCGTCACACTGAACCGCTTCTTGGCATGGCGGCAGGCCGAGCTCCTGCCGCACATCAGACATGACAACGCCCAGCTGGTAAT AGGGGGGAAGTTTGAAGGCTCTGCAGTTGGTATGGCCACCCAGGCTTCCATGTGTTCCCCTGAGCGCTCTGGCGGAGTGAATATG GACCACTCTGTCAGCACCCTGGGCGTGGCCTCCACTATTGCACACGAACTGGGACACAACCTAGGCATGAACCATGACACTGTGGACAGGAAGTGTAACTGCTCCAACCTTCTTCAGGTGAAAAGCTGCATCATGGAACCAGCCACAGG gTTCTTGCCTGGCCTGGGCTTCAGCAGCTGCAGCCGGTCTGATTTAGAAACCAGCCTGCGTCAGGGTGGAGGCATGTGCCTCTTCAACGTGCCGGAAGCCCAGCGCATCTTTGGAGCCCAGCGCTGTGGCAACCTCTTTGTGGAGGTAGGGGAGGAGTGTGACTGCGGGCTGACGGAG GTATGCAAGGACCCCTGCTGCAATGCTACTACTTGCAAACTTGTCCCAGGGGCCAAGTGTTCCTCCAGTGGTATCTGCTGTGAGAAGTGCCAG CTGAGACACTCCGGCTCTGTGTGTCGAGAGCCCTTGGGCGAATGCGACTTACCCGAGTACTGTGATGGAGTCTCCTCCTTCTGCCCTCCTAATGTCTTCCTCCAGGATGGGCATCCGTGCAAGAATGGCCAAGCCTTCTGCTACAGCGGAGACTGCAGGACCTATGAGTCACAGTGTCAGGTCCTCTGGGGCCCAG GCTCCACCCAGGCCCCCGACGACTGCTTTCGTTCTGTGAATATGAAGGGCGATAAATACGGTAACTGTGGACGGAACCTGAACGGCACGTACATCCCCTGCAGGGCCCA AGATATGAAATGCGGGAAGATTCAGTGCCAGGGAGGGAACGATCGCCCACTGCTGGGCTCCAACGCGGAGGTCGTGAACCACAGGGAAACGGCATGCCGCAGTGCCTTCTTCAACCTTGGCGAGGACATCATGGACCCGGCCATGGTGATGCCTGGCACAGCCTGCGGCAGTGGGAAG GTGTGCATCAACCAGAAGTGCCAGGAAGTGTCCGCCCTGGGGGTCCAGGAGTGTCGGAGAAAATGCAGCGGGCACGGG GTGTGTAACAGCAACGCGAACTGCCATTGTGATCCAGGCTGGGCCCCTCCAGACTGCAAGAGTTCGGGGTACGGAGGGAGTGTGGAAAGTGGGCCGCTGGAACCGGAGAAAG ATAGCAGCGCTGTATCCAcagctctcctcctcctcttcctcctcgtaCTTCCACTGACCATACTCGTGGGCGTCTGCTACTTCAAGCGCAGCACCCTGAGGCAGGGTCTCTGCAGGTTCAGAAAGGCTTCCAGCTGCCAGTACAG GATTTCTCATACAGAAGCACGAGCCATGGGCCAGGCACCCCCTGAACGCCCAAGACCCCCTCAGCGGATGCAGAGCACAGAGCTCCAGGTGATGCCGCCCACGACTAAG CCTCAAGTTCCTGTGAAACCACCTCCCCCAAAGAAGCCCCTGCCCTCGGACCCGGCGACCCAAGACCAAGAAGAGCTGCTTTCTGCCGTGCCCATATACACGCCTCAGGCAGTAGTGTTCCCTTCCA GCCGGCGCCCCCTCCGCCTACAGCCATTGGTGGGAACCTCCAGGCGCAGCAAGTGTAACTGA
- the ADAM15 gene encoding disintegrin and metalloproteinase domain-containing protein 15 isoform X3 has translation MEGACRWLFLCWLCWARGEDGAHRGSQWSEDQEEDPSQGLDGGPKRDLPTESQEVLVHVMGQRDKLGLEEALKEGPPSHLQVLLETEGGPLFLELQQNEVLLSGTHTLVFYLPNGTRVSEDGTGQVNCYYHGQVKGHLGSWISASACGGLRGHLAVSGNRSYGVQPVSGPGDPRHFFFEIQDTAFPDTKCGLTQWTPVHPSGEDSSRLHRRKRDLVGEVKYIELAIVTDKKEYEYYHGDIRRLQIRMLEIANQVDLFFRPLNVRVALVAVEIWNKMDQITVDQNPSVTLNRFLAWRQAELLPHIRHDNAQLVIGGKFEGSAVGMATQASMCSPERSGGVNMDHSVSTLGVASTIAHELGHNLGMNHDTVDRKCNCSNLLQVKSCIMEPATGFLPGLGFSSCSRSDLETSLRQGGGMCLFNVPEAQRIFGAQRCGNLFVEVGEECDCGLTEVCKDPCCNATTCKLVPGAKCSSSGICCEKCQLRHSGSVCREPLGECDLPEYCDGVSSFCPPNVFLQDGHPCKNGQAFCYSGDCRTYESQCQVLWGPGSTQAPDDCFRSVNMKGDKYGNCGRNLNGTYIPCRAQDMKCGKIQCQGGNDRPLLGSNAEVVNHRETACRSAFFNLGEDIMDPAMVMPGTACGSGKVCINQKCQEVSALGVQECRRKCSGHGVCNSNANCHCDPGWAPPDCKSSGYGGSVESGPLEPEKDSSAVSTALLLLFLLVLPLTILVGVCYFKRSTLRQGLCRFRKASSCQYSAEPETRVRFLGEGVTAEGNRISHTEARAMGQAPPERPRPPQRMQSTELQVMPPTTKGTAFDRPAPPSRPLPDDPVPRKSQPQVPVKPPPPKKPLPSDPATQDQEELLSAVPIYTPQAVVFPSSRRPLRLQPLVGTSRRSKCN, from the exons ATGGAGGGGGCCTGCAGGTGGTTGTTCTTGTGCTGGCTGTGCTgggcgaggggggaggatggTGCCCACCGAGGATCCCAGTGGTCTGAAGACCAGGAAGAGGACCCGAGCCAAGGACTAG ATGGAGGTCCCAAAAGGGACCTGCCGACTGAGTCCCAAGAGGTGCTTGTACATGTGATGGGACAGCGTGACAAGCTCGGCCTTGAGGAAGCCCTGAAG GAGGGACCTCCCAGCCACCTTCAGGTGCTTCTGGAGACAGAGGGGGGTCCGCTTTTCTTGGAGCTTCAGCAAAATGA GGTGCTGCTGAGTGGTACGCACACGCTGGTGTTTTACCTGCCCAATGGAACACGGGTGTCGGAAGATGGCACAGGACAG GTGAATTGTTATTATCATGGCCAGGTGAAGGGCCACCTGGGCTCCTGGATCAGTGCAAGCGCGTGCGGTGGACTCAG gGGGCACCTTGCTGTGTCTGGAAACAGAAGCTATGGCGTTCAGCCCGTGAGTGGACCTGGTGACCCGAGACATTTCTTCTTCGAGATCCAGGATACGGCTTTCCCAGACACGAAATGTGGCCTGACCCAGTGGACGCCAGTGCATCCTTCAGGGGAAGATTCCTCTCGTCTGCACAGG AGGAAGAGGGATCTCGTGGGCGAGGTGAAATATATAGAGCTGGCGATAGTTACCGACAAGAAAGAG TACGAATACTATCATGGGGACATCAGGCGTTTGCAGATACGGATGCTGGAAATCGCCAATCAGGTGGATTTG TTTTTTCGTCCACTGAATGTGCGTGTGGCTCTCGTGGCGGTGGAAATCTGGAACAAGATGGACCAGATCACTGTGGATCAGAACCCTTCCGTCACACTGAACCGCTTCTTGGCATGGCGGCAGGCCGAGCTCCTGCCGCACATCAGACATGACAACGCCCAGCTGGTAAT AGGGGGGAAGTTTGAAGGCTCTGCAGTTGGTATGGCCACCCAGGCTTCCATGTGTTCCCCTGAGCGCTCTGGCGGAGTGAATATG GACCACTCTGTCAGCACCCTGGGCGTGGCCTCCACTATTGCACACGAACTGGGACACAACCTAGGCATGAACCATGACACTGTGGACAGGAAGTGTAACTGCTCCAACCTTCTTCAGGTGAAAAGCTGCATCATGGAACCAGCCACAGG gTTCTTGCCTGGCCTGGGCTTCAGCAGCTGCAGCCGGTCTGATTTAGAAACCAGCCTGCGTCAGGGTGGAGGCATGTGCCTCTTCAACGTGCCGGAAGCCCAGCGCATCTTTGGAGCCCAGCGCTGTGGCAACCTCTTTGTGGAGGTAGGGGAGGAGTGTGACTGCGGGCTGACGGAG GTATGCAAGGACCCCTGCTGCAATGCTACTACTTGCAAACTTGTCCCAGGGGCCAAGTGTTCCTCCAGTGGTATCTGCTGTGAGAAGTGCCAG CTGAGACACTCCGGCTCTGTGTGTCGAGAGCCCTTGGGCGAATGCGACTTACCCGAGTACTGTGATGGAGTCTCCTCCTTCTGCCCTCCTAATGTCTTCCTCCAGGATGGGCATCCGTGCAAGAATGGCCAAGCCTTCTGCTACAGCGGAGACTGCAGGACCTATGAGTCACAGTGTCAGGTCCTCTGGGGCCCAG GCTCCACCCAGGCCCCCGACGACTGCTTTCGTTCTGTGAATATGAAGGGCGATAAATACGGTAACTGTGGACGGAACCTGAACGGCACGTACATCCCCTGCAGGGCCCA AGATATGAAATGCGGGAAGATTCAGTGCCAGGGAGGGAACGATCGCCCACTGCTGGGCTCCAACGCGGAGGTCGTGAACCACAGGGAAACGGCATGCCGCAGTGCCTTCTTCAACCTTGGCGAGGACATCATGGACCCGGCCATGGTGATGCCTGGCACAGCCTGCGGCAGTGGGAAG GTGTGCATCAACCAGAAGTGCCAGGAAGTGTCCGCCCTGGGGGTCCAGGAGTGTCGGAGAAAATGCAGCGGGCACGGG GTGTGTAACAGCAACGCGAACTGCCATTGTGATCCAGGCTGGGCCCCTCCAGACTGCAAGAGTTCGGGGTACGGAGGGAGTGTGGAAAGTGGGCCGCTGGAACCGGAGAAAG ATAGCAGCGCTGTATCCAcagctctcctcctcctcttcctcctcgtaCTTCCACTGACCATACTCGTGGGCGTCTGCTACTTCAAGCGCAGCACCCTGAGGCAGGGTCTCTGCAGGTTCAGAAAGGCTTCCAGCTGCCAGTACAG TGCAGAGCCTGAGACTCGAGTCCGATTCCTCGGTGAAGGCGTCACGGCTGAGGGGAACCG GATTTCTCATACAGAAGCACGAGCCATGGGCCAGGCACCCCCTGAACGCCCAAGACCCCCTCAGCGGATGCAGAGCACAGAGCTCCAGGTGATGCCGCCCACGACTAAG GGCACAGCTTTCGACAGGCCTGCCCCACCCTCAAGACCTCTGCCAGATGACCCCGTGCCAAGGAAGTCTCAG CCTCAAGTTCCTGTGAAACCACCTCCCCCAAAGAAGCCCCTGCCCTCGGACCCGGCGACCCAAGACCAAGAAGAGCTGCTTTCTGCCGTGCCCATATACACGCCTCAGGCAGTAGTGTTCCCTTCCA GCCGGCGCCCCCTCCGCCTACAGCCATTGGTGGGAACCTCCAGGCGCAGCAAGTGTAACTGA
- the ADAM15 gene encoding disintegrin and metalloproteinase domain-containing protein 15 isoform X1: MEGACRWLFLCWLCWARGEDGAHRGSQWSEDQEEDPSQGLDGGPKRDLPTESQEVLVHVMGQRDKLGLEEALKEGPPSHLQVLLETEGGPLFLELQQNEVLLSGTHTLVFYLPNGTRVSEDGTGQVNCYYHGQVKGHLGSWISASACGGLRGHLAVSGNRSYGVQPVSGPGDPRHFFFEIQDTAFPDTKCGLTQWTPVHPSGEDSSRLHRRKRDLVGEVKYIELAIVTDKKEYEYYHGDIRRLQIRMLEIANQVDLFFRPLNVRVALVAVEIWNKMDQITVDQNPSVTLNRFLAWRQAELLPHIRHDNAQLVIGGKFEGSAVGMATQASMCSPERSGGVNMDHSVSTLGVASTIAHELGHNLGMNHDTVDRKCNCSNLLQVKSCIMEPATGFLPGLGFSSCSRSDLETSLRQGGGMCLFNVPEAQRIFGAQRCGNLFVEVGEECDCGLTEVCKDPCCNATTCKLVPGAKCSSSGICCEKCQLRHSGSVCREPLGECDLPEYCDGVSSFCPPNVFLQDGHPCKNGQAFCYSGDCRTYESQCQVLWGPGSTQAPDDCFRSVNMKGDKYGNCGRNLNGTYIPCRAQDMKCGKIQCQGGNDRPLLGSNAEVVNHRETACRSAFFNLGEDIMDPAMVMPGTACGSGKVCINQKCQEVSALGVQECRRKCSGHGVCNSNANCHCDPGWAPPDCKSSGYGGSVESGPLEPEKDSSAVSTALLLLFLLVLPLTILVGVCYFKRSTLRQGLCRFRKASSCQYSAEPETRVRFLGEGVTAEGNRISHTEARAMGQAPPERPRPPQRMQSTELQVMPPTTKPFSQDSTRPDPPSKPLPPDPVPKQLQGTAFDRPAPPSRPLPDDPVPRKSQPQVPVKPPPPKKPLPSDPATQDQEELLSAVPIYTPQAVVFPSRPAPPPPTAIGGNLQAQQV; the protein is encoded by the exons ATGGAGGGGGCCTGCAGGTGGTTGTTCTTGTGCTGGCTGTGCTgggcgaggggggaggatggTGCCCACCGAGGATCCCAGTGGTCTGAAGACCAGGAAGAGGACCCGAGCCAAGGACTAG ATGGAGGTCCCAAAAGGGACCTGCCGACTGAGTCCCAAGAGGTGCTTGTACATGTGATGGGACAGCGTGACAAGCTCGGCCTTGAGGAAGCCCTGAAG GAGGGACCTCCCAGCCACCTTCAGGTGCTTCTGGAGACAGAGGGGGGTCCGCTTTTCTTGGAGCTTCAGCAAAATGA GGTGCTGCTGAGTGGTACGCACACGCTGGTGTTTTACCTGCCCAATGGAACACGGGTGTCGGAAGATGGCACAGGACAG GTGAATTGTTATTATCATGGCCAGGTGAAGGGCCACCTGGGCTCCTGGATCAGTGCAAGCGCGTGCGGTGGACTCAG gGGGCACCTTGCTGTGTCTGGAAACAGAAGCTATGGCGTTCAGCCCGTGAGTGGACCTGGTGACCCGAGACATTTCTTCTTCGAGATCCAGGATACGGCTTTCCCAGACACGAAATGTGGCCTGACCCAGTGGACGCCAGTGCATCCTTCAGGGGAAGATTCCTCTCGTCTGCACAGG AGGAAGAGGGATCTCGTGGGCGAGGTGAAATATATAGAGCTGGCGATAGTTACCGACAAGAAAGAG TACGAATACTATCATGGGGACATCAGGCGTTTGCAGATACGGATGCTGGAAATCGCCAATCAGGTGGATTTG TTTTTTCGTCCACTGAATGTGCGTGTGGCTCTCGTGGCGGTGGAAATCTGGAACAAGATGGACCAGATCACTGTGGATCAGAACCCTTCCGTCACACTGAACCGCTTCTTGGCATGGCGGCAGGCCGAGCTCCTGCCGCACATCAGACATGACAACGCCCAGCTGGTAAT AGGGGGGAAGTTTGAAGGCTCTGCAGTTGGTATGGCCACCCAGGCTTCCATGTGTTCCCCTGAGCGCTCTGGCGGAGTGAATATG GACCACTCTGTCAGCACCCTGGGCGTGGCCTCCACTATTGCACACGAACTGGGACACAACCTAGGCATGAACCATGACACTGTGGACAGGAAGTGTAACTGCTCCAACCTTCTTCAGGTGAAAAGCTGCATCATGGAACCAGCCACAGG gTTCTTGCCTGGCCTGGGCTTCAGCAGCTGCAGCCGGTCTGATTTAGAAACCAGCCTGCGTCAGGGTGGAGGCATGTGCCTCTTCAACGTGCCGGAAGCCCAGCGCATCTTTGGAGCCCAGCGCTGTGGCAACCTCTTTGTGGAGGTAGGGGAGGAGTGTGACTGCGGGCTGACGGAG GTATGCAAGGACCCCTGCTGCAATGCTACTACTTGCAAACTTGTCCCAGGGGCCAAGTGTTCCTCCAGTGGTATCTGCTGTGAGAAGTGCCAG CTGAGACACTCCGGCTCTGTGTGTCGAGAGCCCTTGGGCGAATGCGACTTACCCGAGTACTGTGATGGAGTCTCCTCCTTCTGCCCTCCTAATGTCTTCCTCCAGGATGGGCATCCGTGCAAGAATGGCCAAGCCTTCTGCTACAGCGGAGACTGCAGGACCTATGAGTCACAGTGTCAGGTCCTCTGGGGCCCAG GCTCCACCCAGGCCCCCGACGACTGCTTTCGTTCTGTGAATATGAAGGGCGATAAATACGGTAACTGTGGACGGAACCTGAACGGCACGTACATCCCCTGCAGGGCCCA AGATATGAAATGCGGGAAGATTCAGTGCCAGGGAGGGAACGATCGCCCACTGCTGGGCTCCAACGCGGAGGTCGTGAACCACAGGGAAACGGCATGCCGCAGTGCCTTCTTCAACCTTGGCGAGGACATCATGGACCCGGCCATGGTGATGCCTGGCACAGCCTGCGGCAGTGGGAAG GTGTGCATCAACCAGAAGTGCCAGGAAGTGTCCGCCCTGGGGGTCCAGGAGTGTCGGAGAAAATGCAGCGGGCACGGG GTGTGTAACAGCAACGCGAACTGCCATTGTGATCCAGGCTGGGCCCCTCCAGACTGCAAGAGTTCGGGGTACGGAGGGAGTGTGGAAAGTGGGCCGCTGGAACCGGAGAAAG ATAGCAGCGCTGTATCCAcagctctcctcctcctcttcctcctcgtaCTTCCACTGACCATACTCGTGGGCGTCTGCTACTTCAAGCGCAGCACCCTGAGGCAGGGTCTCTGCAGGTTCAGAAAGGCTTCCAGCTGCCAGTACAG TGCAGAGCCTGAGACTCGAGTCCGATTCCTCGGTGAAGGCGTCACGGCTGAGGGGAACCG GATTTCTCATACAGAAGCACGAGCCATGGGCCAGGCACCCCCTGAACGCCCAAGACCCCCTCAGCGGATGCAGAGCACAGAGCTCCAGGTGATGCCGCCCACGACTAAG CCTTTTTCTCAAGACTCTACAAGGCCAGATCCACCTTCCAAGCCTCTTCCACCTGATCCGGTCCCAAAGCAGTTACAG GGCACAGCTTTCGACAGGCCTGCCCCACCCTCAAGACCTCTGCCAGATGACCCCGTGCCAAGGAAGTCTCAG CCTCAAGTTCCTGTGAAACCACCTCCCCCAAAGAAGCCCCTGCCCTCGGACCCGGCGACCCAAGACCAAGAAGAGCTGCTTTCTGCCGTGCCCATATACACGCCTCAGGCAGTAGTGTTCCCTTCCAG GCCGGCGCCCCCTCCGCCTACAGCCATTGGTGGGAACCTCCAGGCGCAGCAAGTGTAA
- the ADAM15 gene encoding disintegrin and metalloproteinase domain-containing protein 15 isoform X8 gives MEGACRWLFLCWLCWARGEDGAHRGSQWSEDQEEDPSQGLDGGPKRDLPTESQEVLVHVMGQRDKLGLEEALKEGPPSHLQVLLETEGGPLFLELQQNEVLLSGTHTLVFYLPNGTRVSEDGTGQVNCYYHGQVKGHLGSWISASACGGLRGHLAVSGNRSYGVQPVSGPGDPRHFFFEIQDTAFPDTKCGLTQWTPVHPSGEDSSRLHRRKRDLVGEVKYIELAIVTDKKEYEYYHGDIRRLQIRMLEIANQVDLFFRPLNVRVALVAVEIWNKMDQITVDQNPSVTLNRFLAWRQAELLPHIRHDNAQLVIGGKFEGSAVGMATQASMCSPERSGGVNMDHSVSTLGVASTIAHELGHNLGMNHDTVDRKCNCSNLLQVKSCIMEPATGFLPGLGFSSCSRSDLETSLRQGGGMCLFNVPEAQRIFGAQRCGNLFVEVGEECDCGLTEVCKDPCCNATTCKLVPGAKCSSSGICCEKCQLRHSGSVCREPLGECDLPEYCDGVSSFCPPNVFLQDGHPCKNGQAFCYSGDCRTYESQCQVLWGPGSTQAPDDCFRSVNMKGDKYGNCGRNLNGTYIPCRAQDMKCGKIQCQGGNDRPLLGSNAEVVNHRETACRSAFFNLGEDIMDPAMVMPGTACGSGKVCINQKCQEVSALGVQECRRKCSGHGVCNSNANCHCDPGWAPPDCKSSGYGGSVESGPLEPEKASSSCETTSPKEAPALGPGDPRPRRAAFCRAHIHASGSSVPFQPAPPPPTAIGGNLQAQQV, from the exons ATGGAGGGGGCCTGCAGGTGGTTGTTCTTGTGCTGGCTGTGCTgggcgaggggggaggatggTGCCCACCGAGGATCCCAGTGGTCTGAAGACCAGGAAGAGGACCCGAGCCAAGGACTAG ATGGAGGTCCCAAAAGGGACCTGCCGACTGAGTCCCAAGAGGTGCTTGTACATGTGATGGGACAGCGTGACAAGCTCGGCCTTGAGGAAGCCCTGAAG GAGGGACCTCCCAGCCACCTTCAGGTGCTTCTGGAGACAGAGGGGGGTCCGCTTTTCTTGGAGCTTCAGCAAAATGA GGTGCTGCTGAGTGGTACGCACACGCTGGTGTTTTACCTGCCCAATGGAACACGGGTGTCGGAAGATGGCACAGGACAG GTGAATTGTTATTATCATGGCCAGGTGAAGGGCCACCTGGGCTCCTGGATCAGTGCAAGCGCGTGCGGTGGACTCAG gGGGCACCTTGCTGTGTCTGGAAACAGAAGCTATGGCGTTCAGCCCGTGAGTGGACCTGGTGACCCGAGACATTTCTTCTTCGAGATCCAGGATACGGCTTTCCCAGACACGAAATGTGGCCTGACCCAGTGGACGCCAGTGCATCCTTCAGGGGAAGATTCCTCTCGTCTGCACAGG AGGAAGAGGGATCTCGTGGGCGAGGTGAAATATATAGAGCTGGCGATAGTTACCGACAAGAAAGAG TACGAATACTATCATGGGGACATCAGGCGTTTGCAGATACGGATGCTGGAAATCGCCAATCAGGTGGATTTG TTTTTTCGTCCACTGAATGTGCGTGTGGCTCTCGTGGCGGTGGAAATCTGGAACAAGATGGACCAGATCACTGTGGATCAGAACCCTTCCGTCACACTGAACCGCTTCTTGGCATGGCGGCAGGCCGAGCTCCTGCCGCACATCAGACATGACAACGCCCAGCTGGTAAT AGGGGGGAAGTTTGAAGGCTCTGCAGTTGGTATGGCCACCCAGGCTTCCATGTGTTCCCCTGAGCGCTCTGGCGGAGTGAATATG GACCACTCTGTCAGCACCCTGGGCGTGGCCTCCACTATTGCACACGAACTGGGACACAACCTAGGCATGAACCATGACACTGTGGACAGGAAGTGTAACTGCTCCAACCTTCTTCAGGTGAAAAGCTGCATCATGGAACCAGCCACAGG gTTCTTGCCTGGCCTGGGCTTCAGCAGCTGCAGCCGGTCTGATTTAGAAACCAGCCTGCGTCAGGGTGGAGGCATGTGCCTCTTCAACGTGCCGGAAGCCCAGCGCATCTTTGGAGCCCAGCGCTGTGGCAACCTCTTTGTGGAGGTAGGGGAGGAGTGTGACTGCGGGCTGACGGAG GTATGCAAGGACCCCTGCTGCAATGCTACTACTTGCAAACTTGTCCCAGGGGCCAAGTGTTCCTCCAGTGGTATCTGCTGTGAGAAGTGCCAG CTGAGACACTCCGGCTCTGTGTGTCGAGAGCCCTTGGGCGAATGCGACTTACCCGAGTACTGTGATGGAGTCTCCTCCTTCTGCCCTCCTAATGTCTTCCTCCAGGATGGGCATCCGTGCAAGAATGGCCAAGCCTTCTGCTACAGCGGAGACTGCAGGACCTATGAGTCACAGTGTCAGGTCCTCTGGGGCCCAG GCTCCACCCAGGCCCCCGACGACTGCTTTCGTTCTGTGAATATGAAGGGCGATAAATACGGTAACTGTGGACGGAACCTGAACGGCACGTACATCCCCTGCAGGGCCCA AGATATGAAATGCGGGAAGATTCAGTGCCAGGGAGGGAACGATCGCCCACTGCTGGGCTCCAACGCGGAGGTCGTGAACCACAGGGAAACGGCATGCCGCAGTGCCTTCTTCAACCTTGGCGAGGACATCATGGACCCGGCCATGGTGATGCCTGGCACAGCCTGCGGCAGTGGGAAG GTGTGCATCAACCAGAAGTGCCAGGAAGTGTCCGCCCTGGGGGTCCAGGAGTGTCGGAGAAAATGCAGCGGGCACGGG GTGTGTAACAGCAACGCGAACTGCCATTGTGATCCAGGCTGGGCCCCTCCAGACTGCAAGAGTTCGGGGTACGGAGGGAGTGTGGAAAGTGGGCCGCTGGAACCGGAGAAAG CCTCAAGTTCCTGTGAAACCACCTCCCCCAAAGAAGCCCCTGCCCTCGGACCCGGCGACCCAAGACCAAGAAGAGCTGCTTTCTGCCGTGCCCATATACACGCCTCAGGCAGTAGTGTTCCCTTCCA GCCGGCGCCCCCTCCGCCTACAGCCATTGGTGGGAACCTCCAGGCGCAGCAAGTGTAA